From one Suricata suricatta isolate VVHF042 chromosome 8, meerkat_22Aug2017_6uvM2_HiC, whole genome shotgun sequence genomic stretch:
- the C8H1orf210 gene encoding type III endosome membrane protein TEMP, which produces MSEANQTTVGPSELPTASAISPGPGTGARAWPVLVGVVLGAVVLSLLIALAAKCHLCRKYRASYQHRPLPGTGKGVCPEVVEEDDDGFIEDNYIQPGAGELGTEGSRERFSF; this is translated from the exons ATGAGTGAGGCAAACCAAA cCACTGTGGGGCCCTCAGAGCTCCCCACAGCCTCAGCCATCTCCCCTGGACCGGGCACTGGGGCTCGGGCATGGCCTGTGCTGGTGGGCGTTGTGCTGGGGGCTGTggtcctctctctcctcattgCACTTGCTGCTAAGTGCCACCTCTGCCGAAAATACCGTGCCAGCTACCAGCACCGCCCGCTGCCCGGGACAGGGAAGGGTGTCTGCCCGGAGGTGGTTGAAGAAGATGACGATGGCTTCATCGAGGACAATTACATTCAGCCTGGGGCTGGCgagctggggacagagggtaGCAGGGAACGCTTTTCCTTCTGA
- the TMEM125 gene encoding transmembrane protein 125: MSQGEAQAPPGRGLPPDMLAEQVELWWSQQPRRSALCFAVAVVLVAACGAGGVALLSSTSSRSGEWRLATGTVLCLLGLLVLVKQLMSSAVQDMNCIRQPHHVALLRSGGGADTLVVLLSGLVVLATGLTLAGLAATPSPARPLAAMLSVGIGLAVSGSLLLLGLLLYQVGVSGHCPPLRAAASSAHGDHSGNGSIFSISGQFSAGQRHETTSSIASLI; this comes from the coding sequence ATGTCGCAAGGAGAGGCTCAAGCCCCGCCAGGCCGGGGGCTGCCCCCGGACATGCTGGCAGAACAGGTAGAGCTGTGGTGGTCCCAGCAGCCACGGCGCTCGGCGCTCTGCTTTGCAGTGGCCGTGGTCCTTGTGGCGGCCTGCGGGGCGGGGGGCGTTGCACTGCTGTCCTCCACCAGCAGCCGCTCGGGCGAGTGGCGACTGGCCACCGGCACTGTGCTCTGCCTGCTGGGCCTGCTGGTCCTGGTCAAGCAGCTGATGAGCTCCGCCGTGCAGGACATGAACTGCATTCGCCAGCCCCACCACGTGGCCCTGCTGCGGAGCGGCGGGGGGGCCGACACCCTTGTCGTGCTGCTCAGCGGCCTGGTGGTGCTGGCCACCGGCCTGACTCTGGCCGGGCTGGCCgccaccccttccccagcccgGCCGCTGGCCGCCATGCTGTCCGTGGGCATCGGCCTGGCCGTCTCAGGTTCGCTTTTGCTGCTGGGCTTGCTGCTGTATCAAGTGGGCGTGAGCGGACACTGTCCCCCTCTCCGTGCCGCCGCCTCCTCCGCCCACGGTGACCACAGTGGCAATGGCAGCATCTTCAGCATCTCGGGACAGTTTTCTGCTGGCCAGCGTCACGAGACTACATCCAGCATTGCCAGCCTCATCTGA